In Caldisericaceae bacterium, the following proteins share a genomic window:
- a CDS encoding 4Fe-4S binding protein has translation MEPKVIIDEEKCKSCEMCVSVCPKHVLRISNKINLKGYHPVELFDNENCISCGFCYLICPDKAILEVRRPEKVEVK, from the coding sequence ATGGAACCAAAAGTAATCATCGATGAAGAAAAATGTAAAAGCTGTGAAATGTGCGTTAGTGTCTGTCCCAAACATGTCCTTAGGATCTCTAACAAAATTAACCTTAAAGGGTATCATCCTGTTGAACTTTTTGACAACGAAAACTGTATCTCCTGCGGATTTTGTTATCTTATATGTCCCGATAAGGCGATTTTAGAGGTAAGAAGACCCGAGAAAGTTGAAGTAAAATAG